A section of the Spirosoma pollinicola genome encodes:
- a CDS encoding nuclear transport factor 2 family protein — protein MWDNDVLNGLTESVEQRPPLPPFTLETALQKVQMAEDAWNSKDPERVSRAYTVNTEWRNRTEFINGRDEVKAFLTRKWAKENGYRLKKELWGFRENRMAVRFEYEWHDESGQWYRSYGNELWEFDTNGLMAKRFASINDAPINESDRRVF, from the coding sequence ATGTGGGACAATGATGTACTGAATGGCCTGACAGAATCGGTGGAACAACGCCCGCCTTTGCCACCCTTTACGCTTGAAACAGCCCTCCAGAAAGTGCAAATGGCCGAGGATGCCTGGAACAGCAAAGACCCCGAGCGGGTAAGCCGGGCGTATACCGTAAACACCGAATGGCGCAATCGCACAGAGTTCATCAACGGCCGCGACGAAGTTAAAGCGTTTCTAACGCGTAAATGGGCTAAAGAAAATGGCTATCGGCTGAAGAAAGAGCTCTGGGGGTTTCGGGAAAATCGGATGGCTGTTCGATTTGAGTACGAATGGCACGACGAAAGCGGGCAATGGTATCGTAGCTACGGTAACGAACTGTGGGAATTCGACACAAACGGGCTGATGGCTAAACGCTTTGCCAGCATCAATGATGCACCAATCAACGAAAGTGACCGGCGTGTTTTTTAA
- a CDS encoding carboxymuconolactone decarboxylase family protein: MSQFTVPTRDQVSPASQAAFDSLQKNIGFVPNLYATIAYSDNGLPRYLAFQGAKTSLSNKEKEAVNLVVSEVNGCRYCQSAHTVIGRMNGFSDDELLNLRAGHSHNPKLNALVSLAKDATENKGHVSPAIIDAFYAAGYSKGNLVDVILQVSDKIAMNYLHNLTQIPIDFPIAPALESEAV; this comes from the coding sequence ATGTCACAATTCACCGTTCCAACCCGCGATCAAGTGTCGCCCGCATCGCAAGCCGCTTTTGATAGCCTGCAAAAAAATATTGGCTTCGTGCCAAACTTGTATGCGACTATCGCGTATTCAGATAATGGACTACCCAGGTACTTAGCCTTCCAGGGGGCTAAAACGTCGCTCTCCAACAAAGAAAAAGAAGCCGTTAACCTGGTGGTTAGCGAAGTGAATGGTTGCCGCTACTGCCAGAGTGCACATACGGTAATTGGTAGAATGAATGGGTTTTCGGACGATGAACTATTGAATTTGCGCGCGGGTCACAGCCACAATCCCAAACTCAATGCACTGGTTTCACTGGCTAAAGATGCTACCGAAAATAAAGGCCACGTTTCACCAGCTATCATCGATGCTTTCTATGCCGCCGGTTATTCGAAGGGAAATCTGGTGGATGTAATTTTACAGGTAAGCGACAAAATCGCCATGAACTACCTGCACAACCTGACGCAAATACCGATTGACTTCCCAATTGCCCCTGCCCTGGAAAGCGAAGCTGTATAA
- a CDS encoding TetR/AcrR family transcriptional regulator, whose protein sequence is MESRHKIQLENSAVRQRILDTAARLFHQQGYNSTGINQLIDEAGVAKASLYQHFRTKEAILKAYLEQASQSWFANVNAILGQPISTKEKVLALFDMMHDFSLSVDFRGCNFQNAVVEVGIQDTATRQVIVEHKSRMGRVFAELLPDAGLADEVTLLFEGALITSQLYHSLEPIEQAKKVVSRII, encoded by the coding sequence ATGGAATCGAGGCATAAAATACAACTGGAAAATTCGGCTGTTCGCCAGCGGATACTGGATACGGCGGCACGGCTCTTCCACCAGCAGGGCTATAATTCAACTGGTATCAACCAGCTTATCGACGAAGCGGGGGTGGCAAAAGCCAGTCTTTATCAGCACTTCCGTACGAAGGAAGCTATTTTGAAAGCCTATCTTGAACAAGCCAGCCAATCGTGGTTTGCCAATGTCAATGCGATTTTGGGACAACCTATTTCAACTAAAGAAAAAGTACTCGCTCTATTCGATATGATGCATGACTTTTCGTTGAGCGTGGACTTTCGGGGGTGTAATTTTCAGAACGCAGTGGTTGAGGTTGGCATTCAGGACACGGCTACACGCCAGGTGATTGTTGAGCATAAATCGCGGATGGGGCGGGTATTTGCCGAATTGCTCCCCGATGCCGGCCTGGCCGATGAAGTTACTCTCTTGTTTGAAGGTGCCCTGATTACCAGCCAACTTTACCACAGTCTAGAACCAATTGAGCAGGCAAAAAAAGTAGTTAGTCGAATTATCTAA
- a CDS encoding glucuronyl esterase domain-containing protein, whose amino-acid sequence MQKYLIFVLFICFSYAGLAQQAAIDSSKYPALKTFTAVQDQANMMQQLGIKKLRPGPSPNESEPNHANYDEALADPCPQLPDVLTTRNGKKVTTPDQWWKQRRPELIEDFEREMYGRVPKSVPKITWITKVTDNEFVGRIPVVAKQLIGRVDNSEYPLVSVNVNMVLVLPQNVKGPVPVMMMLGFPALPAPAQPSPADLEKINTTFKELMIKQNPEMKVIFDRYPAYAPITRLSGPGFFAPPITGDSPPTEQLLAAGWGYCTIEPNSIQADNGAGLTRGIIGLVNKGQPRKPDDWGALRAWAWGASRALDYLETEPQVNARQVGIEGVSRYGKAALVTMAFDQRFAMVLIGSSGKGGTTLQRRIFGEAVESLANSGGYHWMAGNYLKYATEESTFGRKTGCDLSVDSHELLALCAPRPTFVSYGIAEKGDAKWLDQTGSYKATIAAGPVFKLLGVRDLGVSNDYTSEKMPPVLTGLTDGELAWRQHNGGHTDAPNFQYVIPWASNLLKYERTAK is encoded by the coding sequence ATGCAGAAATACCTGATCTTTGTGCTGTTTATATGCTTTTCGTATGCAGGGCTAGCCCAACAAGCGGCCATTGACAGCAGTAAATACCCTGCGCTTAAAACGTTTACGGCCGTTCAGGATCAGGCCAATATGATGCAACAGTTGGGCATCAAAAAGCTACGTCCCGGCCCAAGTCCCAATGAATCAGAACCCAACCATGCCAATTACGATGAAGCCCTGGCCGATCCCTGCCCGCAACTCCCCGACGTACTCACTACCCGGAACGGCAAAAAAGTTACTACTCCCGATCAGTGGTGGAAGCAACGTCGGCCCGAACTCATTGAGGATTTTGAACGGGAAATGTATGGCCGGGTTCCGAAGAGCGTACCCAAAATAACCTGGATCACCAAGGTGACCGACAACGAATTTGTTGGCCGTATACCCGTGGTGGCGAAACAGTTAATTGGCCGGGTCGATAACAGTGAATATCCTTTGGTCAGCGTGAACGTCAATATGGTACTGGTGCTACCCCAAAACGTAAAAGGCCCAGTTCCGGTCATGATGATGCTCGGCTTCCCGGCCCTGCCCGCTCCTGCCCAGCCCTCACCCGCCGATCTGGAAAAGATCAATACCACGTTCAAGGAATTGATGATTAAGCAGAACCCGGAGATGAAGGTTATTTTTGACCGCTACCCGGCCTATGCGCCCATTACCCGGCTATCCGGTCCGGGTTTCTTTGCGCCACCCATTACAGGCGACTCACCACCAACCGAACAGTTGCTGGCAGCTGGCTGGGGTTACTGTACCATTGAACCAAACAGCATACAGGCCGACAACGGAGCGGGACTTACCCGAGGTATCATCGGCTTGGTGAACAAAGGCCAGCCCCGGAAGCCCGACGACTGGGGGGCGTTGCGAGCCTGGGCATGGGGCGCTTCGCGGGCATTGGATTACCTGGAAACCGAACCGCAGGTAAACGCCAGACAGGTGGGTATCGAAGGGGTTTCCCGCTATGGAAAAGCCGCTTTGGTAACCATGGCTTTCGACCAGCGTTTTGCAATGGTTCTGATTGGCTCATCGGGAAAGGGCGGCACGACGTTGCAACGCCGGATATTTGGTGAGGCCGTAGAAAGCCTTGCCAACAGTGGCGGGTATCACTGGATGGCGGGTAACTACCTGAAATATGCCACCGAAGAGTCCACATTTGGCCGGAAAACCGGTTGCGACCTGTCTGTAGACTCGCATGAGTTGCTGGCCCTGTGTGCCCCACGGCCCACCTTCGTCAGTTATGGAATAGCCGAAAAAGGCGACGCCAAATGGCTCGACCAAACCGGTAGCTACAAGGCTACAATTGCCGCCGGACCCGTGTTCAAACTGCTTGGCGTTCGGGACCTGGGGGTGAGTAATGACTATACATCCGAGAAGATGCCCCCGGTATTGACAGGTCTGACGGACGGAGAACTCGCCTGGCGACAGCACAATGGCGGCCATACCGATGCGCCTAATTTTCAATATGTTATACCCTGGGCAAGCAACTTGCTAAAGTACGAACGTACAGCCAAATAA
- a CDS encoding SDR family oxidoreductase, producing the protein MKIIITGSLGNISKPLTDELVKQGHTVTVISSKPEKKAAIHAFGATAAIGTIEDVAFLTNTFTSADAVYCMLPPFNYFDPDLDMMGTTRRQVGNYCKAIQASGVKNVVHFSSIGTHTDIGNGLLAFAQGVVDMNAFMHNGLVNEDYYRHRPKVMGNVKMADFANEFAVAIGQ; encoded by the coding sequence ATGAAAATCATTATAACCGGTTCGTTAGGAAACATCAGCAAGCCACTGACAGATGAGTTGGTCAAACAGGGCCATACCGTAACCGTAATAAGCAGCAAGCCAGAGAAAAAGGCAGCAATTCACGCATTCGGAGCCACCGCTGCCATTGGGACTATTGAAGACGTCGCGTTTTTGACGAATACCTTTACTAGTGCCGATGCCGTCTATTGCATGCTGCCGCCTTTCAATTATTTCGATCCTGATCTCGATATGATGGGAACTACCCGCAGGCAGGTTGGCAATTACTGTAAGGCCATCCAGGCATCGGGTGTAAAGAATGTAGTGCATTTTAGCAGTATTGGTACGCATACCGATATCGGCAATGGATTACTCGCTTTTGCGCAGGGTGTTGTTGACATGAACGCCTTTATGCACAACGGTCTGGTAAACGAAGACTATTACCGCCACCGGCCAAAGGTGATGGGAAACGTAAAGATGGCCGATTTTGCCAACGAATTTGCGGTTGCCATTGGCCAGTAA
- a CDS encoding SDR family oxidoreductase yields the protein MNVFLTGATGFIGSAIVQELIGAGHQVLGLARSESAASALIAAGAAVHRGDLENLDSLRSGAKAADAVIHTGFIHDFARFNEVCEIDRVAIEAIGEALTGSDRPFIVTSGTALVRPGTLATEAMMPVTGADAHPRRSEQAADAVAERGVRVSTVRLSPSVHGNGDYGFVPMLINIAREKGVSAYIGEGLNRWNAVHRFDAAHLYRLVAEQATIGARFHAVAEEAVNFKAIAEVIGKQLNIPVVSVSLEEAAGHFGWFAGFAGLDCPASSQQTQSILSWHPAQITLLADMAQGSYFN from the coding sequence ATGAACGTTTTTCTTACCGGAGCCACAGGCTTCATAGGCTCTGCCATTGTACAGGAATTAATTGGTGCTGGTCACCAGGTTTTGGGCCTTGCCCGCTCAGAATCAGCCGCCAGTGCGCTTATAGCCGCAGGCGCAGCGGTTCATCGGGGTGATCTGGAGAATCTGGACAGCTTGCGATCTGGGGCCAAAGCAGCAGATGCGGTTATTCACACCGGATTTATCCACGACTTTGCCCGCTTTAACGAAGTATGCGAAATAGACAGGGTAGCCATTGAAGCCATTGGCGAAGCTCTCACTGGTTCAGATCGGCCCTTTATCGTTACGTCCGGTACCGCGCTAGTTCGTCCCGGCACACTCGCGACCGAGGCCATGATGCCCGTTACTGGTGCCGACGCACACCCCAGGCGTTCTGAACAGGCAGCGGATGCAGTGGCTGAGCGGGGAGTACGCGTTTCGACGGTCCGTCTTTCGCCATCCGTACATGGCAACGGCGATTATGGCTTTGTACCCATGCTTATTAACATTGCCCGTGAAAAGGGTGTTTCGGCCTACATTGGCGAAGGACTGAACCGCTGGAATGCCGTGCACCGGTTTGATGCGGCCCATTTGTACAGGCTGGTAGCTGAACAGGCGACTATTGGAGCCCGGTTTCATGCAGTTGCCGAAGAAGCGGTGAATTTCAAAGCGATTGCAGAGGTTATCGGCAAACAGCTAAACATACCGGTAGTATCCGTATCGCTGGAGGAAGCGGCTGGACATTTCGGCTGGTTTGCGGGTTTCGCAGGTTTGGACTGCCCGGCATCGAGCCAGCAAACACAGTCAATTTTGAGCTGGCATCCCGCCCAGATTACGCTTCTTGCCGACATGGCACAAGGAAGTTATTTCAACTAA